A window of the Henckelia pumila isolate YLH828 chromosome 3, ASM3356847v2, whole genome shotgun sequence genome harbors these coding sequences:
- the LOC140890734 gene encoding coatomer subunit zeta-1-like: MDLCPSIKNILLLDSEGKRVAVKYYADEWPSNSAKETFEKAVFTKTQKTSARTEAEIAMLENNIIVYKFVQDLHFYVTGGEGENELILASVLQGFFDAVGILLRGNVEKKEALENLDLILLCIDEIVDGGIILETDATSIASKVASHSIDSGAPLSEQTISQALATAREHLARSLLK; encoded by the exons ATG GACCTCTGCCCTTCTATAAAGAACATTCTACTTCTTGATTCAGAGGGGAAACGTGTCGCTGTCAAGTATTATGCAGACGAGTGGCCTTCAAATAGTGCGAAGGAAACTTTTGAAAAGGCCGTATTTACCAAGACACAGAAGACTAGTGCCCGGACTGAAG CTGAGATAGCTATGCTTGAGAACAACATCATAGTGTACAAGTTTGTTCAAGACCTGCACTTCTATGTTACTGGAGGTGAAGGTGAAAATGAACTCATTTTAGCTTCAGTTCTTCAGGGATTCTTTGATGCTGTCGGTATTCTACTTAG GGGCAATGTCGAGAAGAAGGAGGCACTTGAAAATCTGGATCTCATTCTTCTATGCATTGATGAAATTGTTGATGGCGG AATTATTCTGGAAACTGATGCAACAAGCATTGCAAGCAAAGTTGCAAGTCACAGTATAGATTCTGGAGCACCTCTTTCTGAGCAA ACGATAAGTCAAGCACTGGCAACTGCCCGCGAACATCTTGCTAGATCTCTTTTGAAGTGA